In Streptomyces capitiformicae, one genomic interval encodes:
- a CDS encoding Trm112 family protein — MNPDDPLLQILACPLDKGPLHLVVHEEERPDASEASESLYNPRLHRRYPIVDGIPQLLPSSGEQVTEDEHQELLALLKRMSS; from the coding sequence ATGAACCCCGACGACCCGTTGCTCCAGATCCTGGCGTGCCCACTGGACAAGGGCCCGCTGCACCTGGTGGTCCATGAGGAGGAGCGACCGGACGCCTCCGAGGCATCGGAGTCGCTCTACAACCCCCGGCTGCACCGCCGTTACCCGATCGTCGACGGCATTCCGCAGCTGCTGCCGTCGTCGGGCGAGCAGGTGACGGAGGACGAGCATCAAGAACTCCTGGCACTTCTCAAGAGGATGAGCTCATGA
- a CDS encoding FkbM family methyltransferase, with protein sequence MTTLAARVAPLLPDRLVAAAARLVYPRFEPELARLDELCPPDCGTAVDVGGWYGPWTRRLSRRAGRVVTVEPVPRLARLLTSAAPANVRVVQAAASDRPGTARLWLPSGDDGERGVSSLVRRDIHARALDVRCVTLDGLGLTDVGFIKIDVDGNELAVLRGASGLLVRDRPALFVELESRIQPITPVVDLLAGFGYAGWVLPGRPWLPLDPAALEAHQARTSYVASRGLLRRVLPFAGPRYVNSVLFLPDGRRPPSASGAVRHDGAHASREASR encoded by the coding sequence ATGACCACCCTGGCCGCCCGTGTCGCACCGCTCCTGCCGGACCGGCTGGTCGCCGCGGCCGCCCGGCTCGTCTACCCGCGCTTCGAACCGGAGCTGGCCCGGCTCGACGAACTGTGCCCGCCGGACTGCGGTACGGCCGTGGACGTCGGCGGCTGGTACGGCCCCTGGACGCGGCGGCTGTCGAGACGAGCCGGACGTGTGGTGACCGTGGAGCCGGTGCCCCGGCTGGCCCGGCTGCTCACCTCGGCGGCCCCCGCCAACGTCCGCGTGGTCCAGGCCGCCGCGTCGGACCGGCCGGGCACGGCCCGGCTGTGGCTGCCGTCGGGCGACGACGGCGAGCGTGGCGTGTCGTCCCTGGTCCGCCGGGACATCCATGCCCGTGCGCTGGACGTCCGGTGCGTCACCCTGGACGGGCTCGGCCTGACCGACGTCGGCTTCATCAAGATCGACGTCGACGGCAACGAACTGGCCGTCCTGCGCGGGGCGTCCGGCCTCCTCGTCCGCGACCGCCCGGCGCTCTTCGTCGAACTCGAGTCCCGTATCCAGCCGATCACCCCGGTCGTCGACCTCCTCGCCGGCTTCGGCTACGCCGGCTGGGTCCTCCCCGGCCGCCCCTGGCTCCCCCTCGACCCTGCCGCCCTGGAGGCCCACCAGGCCCGGACCTCGTACGTCGCCTCGCGGGGGCTGCTGCGCCGGGTGCTGCCGTTCGCGGGGCCGCGCTACGTCAACTCGGTGCTGTTCCTTCCGGACGGGCGGAGGCCCCCGTCCGCCTCCGGCGCCGTACGTCACGATGGAGCACATGCCTCCCGCGAAGCGTCCCGGTAG